GTGGCCTCTGGGGGCTGCTGTGCGGTCGTGCGCAGCCGTGAGGTGCGTGAGGGTGGTGGCGTGATCGTGTGGACGCGGCACGCCCCGGGGTGCCCGGTCTGGTCGGCCCGCTGAGTGGCGGGCCAGCCCCACCGGTGGCGGGTGTTCGTCGCCCTGGTCGTCGTTGGCGAGCGTTGCCGTGACGGCCGAAGGTCCCGTCCGCCGTGCGGCGGACGGGACCGTTGCGGTGATGTGTCAGAGCCGGCCGCGGTAGCTGCTGCTCTCGGTGCCGCGCTTCTCGATGAAGTGCGTCACACCAGTAGCCAACAAGCCCAAATGAGATGACTTCTTAGCCTGCCACGTGAGCTGCCGCTCTTGACCGTGCCGGCTGGCACCCGAGCGCGCCCGGGCTCCGTACAGGTGCTCCTTCGGTGCAGCGCGCGGGGGCACTCCCCCGCCCGGGTAGGCAACACTCTGTGGCGGACAACGAGAACATCAGCTGGTACGACCGCCGAGGCTGGGTTGCCTTCTGGTATGTCCTGGCGCCGATCGTCGCAATCGGGGCGGTCGGCGCAGCCATTTGGCAAGTCCCGTGGTGGATCGACGACCACTACCTGAAAGATTCCTTGACACCGGCCCAGGCCACCACCGTGACGGGGGTGCGGACCGCTCTGCTCGCGATGGCCGCCGCCGGCGTGGCCGCGGTTGGTCTGGTGTTCACCCGCCGGACTCTGCACCAGGTTCGGGAGGGGCAGGTCACCGACCGGTACCTCAGGGCCATCAGCCAGATCGCCTCAGACAAGCCTATGGAACAGCTCGGTGGCATCTATGCCCTGGAGCGGATCATGCGCGACTCGAAGAGGGACCACGCCACCGTCGTGGAGGTCCTCGCCGCGTTCGTCCGCGCGCACGCTCCCGCCACGCAACCGTCCGCTCAGGACTGGCTGCGCCGCCGCTCCGAGCGACTGACTGGGCCGCTGCACCGGTGGTGGCTGCACAGGCAGTTGCACGAGGGTGGAGTCCCAGCAGGTGCGCCTCGTCTACCCGAACCGGTTCAGGCGGCTCTGACCGTGCTCGGCCGGCGGCCGGAGAACGACGATGAGCCGTTCTGGATCAACCTCGCCCGAACTGATCTACGTGGCGCGGAACTGCCCGGAGCCCGCCTGGGAAACGCCTTTCTGGAGGGGGCAAACCTGAGCGGGGCCCACCTGGAGAAGGCAACACTGGTCCATGCCCACCTGGAGGAGGCAATTCTGGACGGGGCTCATCTGGAGGAGGCGAACATGGTCGAGATCCACCTGGAGAGGGCGGACCTGGGCAAAGCCCACCTGGAGGGGGCGATCCTGATCTCAGCCCACCTGGACGGCGCCCGTCTGGACGGGGCTCATCTGGACGATGCCCATCTGCAAGTGGCTCATCTGGACGGGGCTCATCTGGAGGGCACCCTCCTGGACGGCGCCCACTTGGACGGCACGCAGCTAAAGAGGGCGCTGTCCCTGACTGTTGACCAACTGGTGCTGGCCAGGCCCTGCGAGAGGACGGACTTGCCGACCGAGCTCGCTACGGATGATCGAGTGCGGGCGCGAATCACCACGGTGGAACATGAAATGCGAGAGCAATCGACGTGACTCTGGCCTCGCCCCCGGACCTGGCTGCGCGCCCGGCACGACCGCGCGCCGCCTCCCCCGCCCGCGACCGCGACCGCGAGACCACCACCCACCAGGGGGCCGGCGACCGCCAGAGCCGCCGCCCCATGCCGGGGCTCGACGACCGCTGACCCCGCGATCACCTCAGCGCCGAAGGGAGGGCCTCACCATCTCTCCCCTCCCGGCGGCCCGCGCTTGCCCCCAGCCGCGACGGGCATACGCCCACCCGAACAAGCCCCCGACCACCCCGCCGGAACAGGAGAGACGATGAGCGTCGGACCCGAACTCGAAACGGCGCTGCGCGGCATCGCCGAAGCCGTCCAATACCGCGACGACCACGTCCTGCGCCGCCTGCTGGCCCGCCTCGCCGAACAAGCCACGATCGACGACCTCTACGCCCTGCGCGACGCACTCCCCCGCCTGCGCACCTCCGCCAGCACCACCCACTAACCCCATCACCCGGCCAACGGGTCAGCCCCGCGCGAGTGACCGCGGGACGGCAGCGGCGCCCGCCGGGTGATGGCCCAAGGCGTGCGTCTCGGCTGCCGGCGGGCGCCTGCCGCAGACGCTACCGGCCGCCAGCCGCAGGACACCGGCGGCGCGGCGGACGGCCGGGGCGCTCTCGGATCTCAGACGGTGTGTCCAGAACGGCAGATCGGTTGCGCCGGGAGGGAGAAGAATAGTCGGCATACGAACGCTGGGCGTACCAACTCCGGGACCGCCCGGACATCGAGGATATCGAGGCCCTGGCCGAGGAGGAGGGCCGGCCCCTGCAGGTCCTGACCCGCAGGCGTGAGGGCTCCGGCGCCCTGGTGGACGCGTACGTCCTGCAGAGAGTCGATGCGCAACTGCACACCGCTGTTTACAGCTGGGGGCTGACCGGGGATTCAGGGCTGGTGACGGACTACCTGCTGGAGCTTCTGGCTGAGGTCTGCCCCGCCAGCGGCGCCTGGTGAGCGGCCTGGCAGGGGACGGCGCGTCCCGTAACCGGCAGGGTGCAACCGTGGTTGCATCGGGCATGACCGACGTGACCTGCCTCCCCGCCTCCATGGCGGTGCGCGACAACAACGGGGGCGAGGTGGGCCGGGCGGTGCGCGAGGTGCTGGCCGAGGCTGGCGCAGTCGGGGAGCGGGCTGCCACATGGGTCGAGGCGCTGGCGGTGCGGCAGAGCGACGGTGCGCACCGGCGGGTGTTGGAGATGTTCGCCGGGGCGGTGCGGCGGGTGCTGGGTCGCGAGATCGTGCCGGGCGGGAGCGGCGAGGTGAGCTGCGGGCTGCGCTATCGCCTGGATGCCTACGTGGTCCTGGGCGCTGCCGGCACCGGGGGCGTCCCGGACCTGACCGGCGCGGAGCAGCTGGCCCTGCTCGCCGTGGGTGCCGTCGCCACAACCGCGCCGAGCACCGTCGTGGGCGACGTCGAAGCTGACCTGCCGCGTTGTGTGCGGTCATCGACCGGGCTCTTGCCTCCGTCTGGGTGTCGATGCCCGTATGAGGGGCGGGGCGCCCTGATCGGTTGCGCAGTACGGGTCGCCGGCGTCGTCCGTGAGGTGTGCCAGGGCATCGGCGACGGTGGCCGCACTGTCCTTGCGTTCCTGGGGGGGTGCGCGGCGCGGTGACCGCGAGACGTAGGACCAACTGCGCGTGCGGGGCGTCGTCGGCGGGTTGTTCGGCGCGCAGCAGGGCGGTGTACGGGGTTGCGGGGTCGCTCTTGCGGGCCAGACGGGCGCGCTTGGCCCGGGTGGACTGGTGCTTGGGCATGGTGCTCTCGAATCCTGGCGGGTCGCCCACGCACCCCGCCCGGCGATGGCACGGTGAGATCAGCACGGGCCCCGGGAGACCTTGGTCGAACAGTGGCCTCCCCGGCGTGGGACGGAGTGGAGCAGCGACGGGCGGCGGTGCGCGTCCAGCCGGGGAGGAGCCTCTCGCCTGGTGGGATGGTCGCGTCGGGCTTCGGCGGTGCTGTGGGGCTGCCGCGGGCCAGGTGCGGGGCCTCGCGAGGCGTCGGCCCGGTGACGCCGGGGGATGCGGATCGGCAGCCCCGGGCTGGTTTGACTTCCTCACCGCCCTAAAGTGCGGTGAGGAAGTCAAGTTCTGTCCCTGTCGGCGACCGGGGTCAACGTCACAACGGCGACCGAAGGCAGCTGTCTTCGATGCGGCCGGGCGGCACGACCGATGCCTGGCTCCGTGTCGTGGGGAGGGTGCGCCCACGACCCTCGACCTTGTCAACGCGCCGACCGGATGGGCTCCCCAGGGCCCAGCTGCCGGATATCGGACTGGCACGGTGCTGCGCCGCCACCGAGGGGGTGTGGGACGGCACAGCACCGTTGACGCCCGAGGGGTGCGCCACGGTGGGGCAAGAATGCCTCACCAGCAACACGTGACATAGAGCCTGCCACCGCCGGCTTCGACGGTTGCCGCCTCTTCGGCGGCGCCCGGATCCGCTGTCCCATGTCTGGGGAAGTTGACCAGTACTTCCCTTGCTGCGAACCCTAGCCACCCCTCTCACGGCATGACAGGCCCAAGCGCGCGGGCCCACAAGGGCTGAATCTCCGGACCCAGCCCGATCGACACCGCGAGGCTGAACCGTGTCGTCTCCCATGCGGCGCAGCGGACCTGCTTCTTACCGGCCCCGGGCTGGCGTGAACGGGTCTCGGGGTCAGCGAGGTTCTCCTCGCTGACACCCGGGCTCCTGTCGGTGGCTTCCTACGGCTGTACATTCCGCCGCCGATCTCCGCTCCGAATCGCTCTGGGTCCTGAGGCCGTGAGGGACTCCGATTCCGCCGTGGTTCCCGTTCCGCCGCGGGATCCCCCATGTCCGAGACCGTCCTGAGCCCGAAGAGATCGAGTCGGCCCGCACCTACATCGAGATCCCCTCGGGCTCCCGATGGACCGGGTGGACCTGCAAGGGCCGAGCTCGCCGAAGCCGTCGACTGCTGGTTCCGCAAGGTGAGCTTAGGCCCCTGCACGAGACCGTCACCGAGCAGCCGCGAGCCACTCGTGAATATTGGAGGTCGGACGGTGGAAGGCCCAGCAGGTAGGAGCGGCAACACAGGAGACGGGACCCGGGTCCGGCGAGCGACCGGAATCGTGGCGCCCGCCGGGCCTGGGCGAGCGAACCTCGGGACCCTCTCCCTACGGTTCGCGCGGCGACCTCGCCCGACGGCCGCGTGGTACCCCCTGCCTTACTCCAGCCTACGGCCCGGCCCCGGCGGCGGAGTAGGTGCGTCGCGATGTCCATCCAGCCCTTGGTATGCCGGCGACTGCCAGGCCCGCAGGAGCGGCAGGGCATCAGCACCACAGGTGTACAGACCCGCCGGGATCAGGGGTAGACGGCGCATGCCCTCGGACCGTCGAGGGGCACATGCGGCACCGTCCTGCGGATACCGACCGGGGGAAGTGCGGCACCGCAGGACGGAATGAGTGTGCGCCGTGGGCGTACACAACTTTCAACGACGGACCGGCATCGCGGTCACGACCGCACCCCCCCGTTATGTTTTTCGCGGTCCTGCAAGAGGGCCGCTGGCCTCCGGGCCCGGCATGACTGTGTCCCCCTGTCGAAGAGATGACCTGGGGGGGGTGGTGTCACCGGGCCCGGGAGGTGCCGTCGGAAACGCTGATGAGAGGTCCGGCCACCGCCCGGTCCGGCGCAATGCCGGACGGCCCGCGGGCGACAGGTCTGCATAACGTGGATGCGCGCGTACGACACCACCACCAAGGCCGGCCCGTCCGACTCCCCTGGAAGGGTGCGATGTTCAACACCGAAGACGTGGGCGTGTTCCTCGGCCCGGACGTCGGCAAGACCGCTCACCACGGCCACGGCCTGACCCCCGCAGGCAAGAAGGTCTTCGACAAACCGCTGCCCAACAGCGAGCCGAAACTGCGGGCCGTCCTCGAGAAACTGACCGCGAAGTTCGGCACCGTCCTGGTGATCGTGGACCAGCCCGCCTCCATCG
This region of Kitasatospora sp. NBC_00240 genomic DNA includes:
- a CDS encoding pentapeptide repeat-containing protein, with protein sequence MADNENISWYDRRGWVAFWYVLAPIVAIGAVGAAIWQVPWWIDDHYLKDSLTPAQATTVTGVRTALLAMAAAGVAAVGLVFTRRTLHQVREGQVTDRYLRAISQIASDKPMEQLGGIYALERIMRDSKRDHATVVEVLAAFVRAHAPATQPSAQDWLRRRSERLTGPLHRWWLHRQLHEGGVPAGAPRLPEPVQAALTVLGRRPENDDEPFWINLARTDLRGAELPGARLGNAFLEGANLSGAHLEKATLVHAHLEEAILDGAHLEEANMVEIHLERADLGKAHLEGAILISAHLDGARLDGAHLDDAHLQVAHLDGAHLEGTLLDGAHLDGTQLKRALSLTVDQLVLARPCERTDLPTELATDDRVRARITTVEHEMREQST